atttgatcctTACacttggattaaaaaaaaaaaaaaaaacctggtgtaacttttataatacatttttgttgcttttattctgattgtaagacaaataaatacattagattattttaaaatacaaaatatccTTGAACTGCCCTGTTAATACTTTGGAAAATGTTGATTCCTGTATTtatgaaatgtttattcaaGCATTGATAAGCAAGTTACTCTGTAACATGTAGGCTAAAAATAAGAGACGTGTAAGGGGTtgactgtgtttatgtgtttatgttcaTAAGACaacattttttgtaattttgccacaatggatttgaaatggatCAAAATGTGATTGAAGtctcaattgggttgaggtcatctgacatttaagaacatttaatttctttgccttaagaagccctTGGGGTGCTTTCGCtatatgttttaggtcattgtccatctgtactgtgaagcaccGTCCTATCAGTTTTTCCacatttggctgaatctgagcagaaagtatagctctatTTGCCTCAGATTTCATCTTGCTACTTCTATCAGTAAGCACAGCATCAATAAACACGGTTCTATTGAtagccatacatgcccattcCATAACagtcctccaccatgtttgacagatgatgtggtatcttTGGATCATTTGGATTCCTTCTCCAATCTCTTAGTTAATCCTGTTCCAGAACTGGTCaggctttttattttatgtattttttttattattatttttttttttttttaaagattttttttaaacactgtctAATCTGGTTTTTCTGAACTTgtgtgttaccagtggtttgcatcttgcaATATTTGAAGGCTTTATGCCATTTTTATaagctttgtgccatttagagaggttttatttcatttagagACGTTTagtgccatttggagaggtttggtgccattttggagagcttttttttacctgtgtttggataaccttacacacaattttaggggttagagataacttcctcatattttgggtgttcatggacaagtacttggggcatctttgagaccaggaatggctttgatatcaacatttgctgtgaagctataacatttgtgttaaaagtaaaaaaatttttttaataattaaacaaaaaaatactgaaTGTATTGCTCCAGGTAGGCTAGGTcaaagaagaaatacttgaaataactgctaattcttaAAGTCTTGTCTACTTTCGTATGAGCCATTTACCACTACTGTGGTGTGTGagatcacaaaacaaatcaatgctgaacacaggtacccccaaaacagacaaaaatgccattttttggcTACCGGTAAAAGAGGTTAAattcatgaaggtgtctctTGACAGTAGACTTTAACAATGATACATATACCttctccagagtgttcttgactcgGCTATATgttgtgaagggttttttttttttcaacaaaaattctgcattcatccactttagttgtcttctgtGACtgtccaggccttttggtgttgccgagctcgccagtgcattccttctttttaagaaattgtttatttggccactcctaaagtttctgcgatctctctgataggtctgttttgttttgttcagtcTAATAATGGCCTCCATCACTTGCATCGCcacctctttggaccgcatattgagagttgctatgaacagctaccaaatgcaaattccacgcttggaatcaactccagaccttttatctccttaattcatcgtgaaataacaaggaaacaggccacacctggccattaaactgtttttctgtcaattgttcaattacttttgagcctgtggaGGGACTTTTAAGAATGAAACCCCCTTTGAATTAAAGCTACACTTTAggctacacttcaatcacatcttgactgcttcatttcaaatccattgtggtggtgtacagagacAACATTACAAAAATGGTGTCACtctccaaatacttatggacctgacagTAAATGATAGTATATGCATCCTGACGCTCATAGGGCATGGTGTGAAATCAGTGTACTGCTCATATCTTCTGTAAAGCTCAAAATGTCCTCAGTACACAGTCAAGTGTGACTTCAGTGTTAgatctctcctttttttttttacattgtggagcaattattttttatataagttTTCATAGTTAATTTCTAAGTAGTATGCCTTCCTATTTATTCACATACAATTGTTTGCTTTAGGTAAGTAACTGTAAATTTTCCACTTTATCCCACACACAACATTGCTATCATCATCCTTCCACTTTTACATCCAAGGACGCTTTGTTTCTATGAGAGACGCTTCCATTATCGCGTGCGTGGTTACAGTCAGAGGGCCAATCACTGTCCTCGGTCACATGATTGACGTGTGAGTGGCGCAATCTCCGCGTAGAGAGGCGGGACATTAAAAAGCAGACGCActcgcacacacaaacagagtgAAATCAATTTAGTTCATTGTATTGCTGTTGATTTACTCCAAACGCTGGTGAGTTATTCATGCTGTCTAAGTTTACAACTTCACCGTAGCTACATTTATAGGAATATAGCGTCATAGCTTCCGGCATgtctttttaaacaaactttaaCTTGACCGTTAGCTATAGCCATAGTATTGTACAAGCTAaccagctagttagctagcattaACTTCATTCACTCCAGTTTGCTGTTGTTGTAAGCATAATAAAATGCTGTTAGATGGCTAACTAGACAAACACACTAATTATTAACTTCATGACGGAGTTAACAAAGTGAGCTAATTAATTAAGTTTTGTGAATTTAGGGAAACACTGCACTTCTCAATACTGCAGACCATTGAAGTGCCCCACAAACCAAAATTTTGTGGGatttaacccttgtgcgtcaATTAAAAAAGTTATACATAGGTCCATAGAAGATAAAAATGTCTATGTCCAATAACTGtcttataaatattaatatattcatattcttttccactttcgattttttttttaccagcatcaattctgatcataattacctAACATACTGGAATAAAATTGGTTTgatgttcgatattcgcagatatgcggaaattaagggaccgtctctaaagttgcATACGAcattatacacgtttctaacttcaatagcatttgaagggaatgacttacagtcatataaccaactgtaaagtgttcatgtaggtatctgctataatgcacacctttttagatttttgatatttaataaagtaaactattatatcatatataaaaattgcCACGTATTTcattactgcatgggctcatccacaaaatataccattatttgaagggaatgatgtacagtcacacatccaactgtaaagtgttcatctaggtgtcaggtatgaagcacacctttttatatttttcaaatttattaaaataagctattaaaccacatgtaaattagatatgaattacactaccgaatgggcccatacacaaaatataccataatttaaagctcagtagtatttgaagggaatgatgtgcagtcatgaagccaactgtatagtgtaactattttgtgtacctagtttaaaatagatttctGAAAGCAAATTatggtgaaatattaaaattccaacaAAAATACTCACCTTTTGCAaaatttatgctgtttgcattaacacagacaaaatgatattttaaaaaaaattatgaaaaaaatgtccataaggatgcacaagggttaatatatatatatatatatatatatatatatatatatatatatatatatatatatatatatatatatatatatatataatataatataatataatataatgtccTTCACAAATATCTATATCTAGGGGGGAAAAAGTTTCTGTGGTCAGAAACTGACACTTATGTTCCATCTGGAACATTGTGGTGGTCCTGTTGCATGACTTGATGATTTAGAGGCCACTGAACTTCCATCCATCGCTTCTCCATACCTATCCCAGAGAACCTATTGCAAGAAGTCTGGGCACTAGGTGGGAGACAcactggactgggtgccaacccaccgcaggacacaattgcacacacattcacacataccaatcagcctacatcgcatgtctttggactgggggaggaaactagagtacctgcaggaaacccccgaagcacgtgGAGATCATGCAATTTCCatacacacagggcggaggcaggaatcaaacccccaaccctggaagtgcgaggcaaatgtgctaaccactaaggcacTGTGACCCCCACCACTGCACTTGCTATTGATATTTCTTGTCCTGCCAGGTTTGAAATGTCAGCCCTTCAGTCTGCCTCATCGAAAAGTTTTACCTCAACTCCACTCAAAACCAAATCCAATGTCCCGAGGAGCATGCCGAGAAGCAGGAGCGTGGAATCGACTGGCGACTCGACCTACTCCGTTCTGTCACCCATCTACCACGATAGCTTTGAATTATCAGATGACGATAAGGAAGAAGCACTGAAGCAGTGTCAGCCACATGATGACCCCTCTCTCACAGCAGATGAAGGTGAACCCATCAGTCCTCGCAGGTATATTCTTAAAATgttcttaaaattcttgcaaATGTTTCATATTATATGGTCAACGATTTGTCTAAATCTGTATGCAGTATGATGTATGCAGCATTTACAGAGTAcgatgtgtttgtttttttcagggaTGAGTCCCTTCATGCAGAAGATACTTCTAGAGAAATGCTGAATCTAAGTGCATGGGAGCAGTGGCTTGTAAGTAAAGCCAAAGAAGAGCGAATCAAAATGCATCAGAAGTCCCTGCAggtagattttatttattagggtatttactacagtgctgtgaccATTCAGTATTTTAGGGAGAGTTTTCTGTGATTTGATTAATGTTTAAATTTGTCATATACTTTTGTTCTGCTTTAGAACAAAATCATGAAACTAtgtataaactatatatttCAGCAACAAGctctgaaagaaaagaaagaacaagaagaaatggagcaacaaagaaaaaaagcagtCAGAGAGTGTAAAATTCAAGAGTGGCTTCAAATGAAGAGAGAACAGGTACCACTCACTTTCTTTCCACATTTTCTTTAAAGGGATGGAAATCATATACTAGACATATAAaatatgtgaggaataaaacaaggcATGATGTTGTAGGAAAGTAATTAACGGCAAGGTTGTGTGATCCAGCTGACTCAAAGTAgcattactgttaccaccccagagttgattgttttccaatagTGGCACATTTCAACAATTTGTTTTCTGTCTCATACCACAACAACTTGCCAACTctaacaatttttattttgttagcATGAAGTGTTCACCATACATTTCCATGACTGTAAATGCAAAAATGTAACAATGTGCATGCACTGTGCAGGAAATGTGTGTCaacattgttttctttttttctgtatttaatgCAGTTGCACCAtttgaacaccagaggtcccTATCTGCGCACCACATTAAGTTAAAATACATTCACAGagtactttattaggaacacctgtacacattcatgcaattatctaattagCCCAGCGTGTGTCAGcactgcataaaatcatgcagatacgagCCAGaagctctgggtaatgttcacaacaaccatcagaatggggggaaaacgtgatctctgtgattttgactgtggcatgattgtgGCAGCTAGTGCCATAGtagctggtttgaatatttctataactgctgatctcctgggattttcacacttgttcagtgagcagcagttctgcagacagaaacgccttgttgatgagaaaggtcaacagagaatggccagactggttcgagctgacagaaaggctacagaaATGCAGATAACCACTcggtacaattgtggtgagcagaaaagcatctcagaatataCAACATGTCAAATCCTGAGGCAGATGAGTTACAACGGCAGAAGATCACGTTGGGTTCCACTTCTTTCAGCCAAAAACAGAaagctgcagtgggcacaggttcaccaaaactggacagttgaagactgaaaaacgtagcctggactgatgaatctcgatttctgcaaAGGTACACCGATGGTATGTTCAGAATTTGACACCAAttgcatgaatccatggacgcaacCTGcctgtgtcaacagtccaggctggtggaggtggtgtaatggtgtggggaatgttttcttagcACATTTTGGgcccacaatttacccatcttctaattgCTACTTCCAGCATAATGCACcgtgtcacaaagcaaaagtcatctcaagcTGTTTTCATGAACATGAAAATGATTTTGATAGTCAAAAGTCTGATAGCTTTGGATTGCAATGCTCAACATGCGTTACACAACCACATTATAATTGTGTTAAATTATACTAGGGCAGAAGAAAATGGTATTTTagctgactttggagctctgtTTGTGCTACAGAGCTCATTCTGTTTGAGTTGATAATTTTCCCTAGATCAGAGACTTTGTTTATTCAGTCATAATATTTGGgagaatttatacatttatttgtttatttttaaggtATGCTGAACttgtagtacattttgtttacaatattaaacctctgttcAAAGCaacttttgatttatttggtgttatacagacaaaaatgcacattggtttgcatttgttttctgcattcaaattttgtttaaaataatgaaatcaatCGAAATAATGAAGTCATTATTgtgaattgaatcgaattgtAACTGTAGTGtattgttacacccctactaATAAATGAGCACCCTTGTATTGTAACACAGCTACCAAAAATGAGCACGAACTCAgctgtattaatataaaaataaagaaaaaaacgaaTTCCATTTCCCCCCACATTCGGGGTGTATTCTGTTCAATTACGTTAAACTTTTTGTAATAGCGatcaattttctttttaaattcccaGGAGAAACAGGAAAAGCTTTGCCGGGAGTcccagaaaacaaataaaatgctcCATGAAGAACAGAAAcggttggagatagaaaaaaaagccCAAGAAAAATATAAATCGTGGCTCCATAAGAAAAAGCACgaggagaaggaaaagaaattgAAAGAGCAAGTACGTTCATAGAGGCATTTCAAATTATTCACGTAAACAAGATGAACTGTTTTCactttatgtatgtatgtatgtatgtatttatttatttatttggactAACAGGAAGAAATAGCTAGACGAgaacaggaggagagagaaCGGAAAGAGAGAGCAGATGAGAAGTTTCAAGAGTGGCTTAAAAGCATAAAGGACAAAGAAAGACGTACAAGCCAGTCATCAGCATGTTCAGCTggtaagtggaaaaaaaaat
The genomic region above belongs to Ictalurus punctatus breed USDA103 chromosome 14, Coco_2.0, whole genome shotgun sequence and contains:
- the ccdc34 gene encoding LOW QUALITY PROTEIN: coiled-coil domain-containing protein 34 (The sequence of the model RefSeq protein was modified relative to this genomic sequence to represent the inferred CDS: inserted 2 bases in 1 codon); translated protein: MSALQSASSKSFTSTPLKTKSNVPRSMPRSRSVESTGDSTYSVLSPIYHDSFELSDDDKEEALKQCQPHDDPSLTADEGEPISPRRDESLHAEDTSREMLNLSAWEQWLVSKAKEERIKMHQKSLQQQALKEKKEQEEMEQQRKKAVRECKIQEWLQMKREQEKQEKLCRESQKTNKMLHEEQKRLEIEKKAQEKYKSWLHKKKHEEKEKKLKEQEEIARREQEERERKERADEKFQEWLKSIKDKERRTSQSSACSAGGYDNLNYPAPSFVNPIPWKPIHIPQHDRTPRNNLADRKRPGPPKYRSTPCLAYKXQDTISFADKRL